A genomic stretch from Falco cherrug isolate bFalChe1 chromosome 1, bFalChe1.pri, whole genome shotgun sequence includes:
- the PRR11 gene encoding proline-rich protein 11: MAKYKKRRRKRTARAKLLLEKKGDAAKPQDAGCPPRSAGDLPLETSSVQSHLSSLWSLALPSVKNAVNPFTTAALVLYCWCQNTVARSFKVVKDLIFPSQTYLRELNTFREQLEKLETEFSRLQLTLQVNGIAAFSSENSLCQRCNKPVPGAPVQMQMGSPPSASGPSAIQLQPASAPPPPPPPPPPPPLPPPKLPPAPLLLKRGNGAKALLAPPLKKDGPMQITLKDLLDVKLKKTDRNLRTDKAESPVKTRKALITVSDLQSVSLRSKSKPSAHVKNTLITPPKNQFDLRKHLKKVNIQRSPGGTPLNSKENIECGTGLTPIMTQALRRKFQMAHPKSPSPAQFSAANSFDELK; encoded by the exons ATGGCAAAATATAAGAAACGCAGACGAAAACGGACAGCCCGagcaaaactgctgctggaaaaaaaaggagatgctGCAAAGCCTCAGGATGCAGGCTGTCCTCCTCG GTCAGCAGGTGATCTTCCGTTGGAAACCTCATCCGTCCAAAGCCATCTGTCCTCACTCTGGTCATTAGCCTTGCCCAGTGTAAAAAACGCAGTAAACCCCTTTACAACAGCAGCACTGGTTTTGTATTGTTGGTGCCAGAACACGGTTGCACGG AGTTTCAAGGTAGTTAAAGACCTCATATTTCCATCACAAACCTACTTAAGGGAGCTAAACACGTtcagagagcagctggaaaagtTGGAAACTGAATTTTCCAGACTACAATTAACACTCCAG GTCAATGGAATTGCagccttttcttcagaaaattctcTTTGTCAAAGGTGTAATAAACCAGTTCCGGGTGCTCCTGTACAAATGCAGATGGGCTCGCCGCCATCAGCATCAGGGCCTTCTGCAAtacagctgcagcctgcatctgcacctcctcctcctccaccaccaccaccaccaccaccactgcccccACCAAAactgcctccagcacctctcctCCTCAAGCGGGGCAATGGCGCTAAAGCACTTCTG GCACCACCACTGAAGAAAGATGGGCCGATGCAGATCACCCTCAAAGACCTGCTGGATGTTAAACTgaagaagacagacagaaaccTGAGAACAGATAAG GCAGAATCACCAGTGAAGACACGCAAGGCATTAATTACAGTCTCAGATTTACAGAGTGTTAGTCTGAGATCTAAATCCAAGCCATCAGCTCACGTTAAAAACACCTTAAT TACCCCCCCTAAAAATCAGTTTGATCTTCGAAAACATCTGAAGAAAGTCAATATACAAAG AAGTCCTGGTGGCACTCCACtaaatagcaaagaaaacattgaatGTGGGACTGGGTTGACACCAATAATGACACAGGCACTACGGCGCAAATTTCAG ATGGCTCATCCAAAGAGTCCCTCTCCTGCCCAGTTCAGTGCTGCAAACAGCTTTGATGAACTAAAGTAG
- the SMG8 gene encoding nonsense-mediated mRNA decay factor SMG8, with product MPLPGGPAGAMGAAVGPVSLRELLLGATAGAEGGGAAGGDEEVCVVGIFGKTALQLCSEKAALVSTVCDRQVFPLFGQEDPELEDGGSGQECDPVAKDYNELQAYYSQENRVLYLVLTSICDTPQLLRACGDLAAAERRESGPGHPSGGPAPLPHAEAHEFWKHQEKLHCLSLLYLFSVCHILLLVHPTCSFDITYDRVFRALDGLRQKVLPSLKAAIKDCPVGKEWKLNCRPCPPRLLFLFQLNGALKVDPLPSRGQDPCGHLEKPPPKKHSPKRRLQHALEDQIYRIFRKSRVLTNQSINCLFTVPANQAFVYIVAGGALDGDDPVAMLLDQLRSNCTMRETDSLLAPALSGPRRYQMMRHGRQQLSFHAESSSSSSSGQLVDCTLKEFLWQHVELVLSKKGFDDSVGRNPQPSHFELPTYQKWVSAALKLYEVTIEGKDDDPTSLTGELSSKIMSSIKVLEGYLDIDTKFSENRCQKALPMAHSAYQSNLPHNYTMTVHKNQLAQALRVYSQHARGPAFHKYAMQLNEDCYKFWSNGHQLCEERSLTDQHCVHKFHLLPKAGEKPEADRNPPVLYHNSRARSTGACNCGRKQAPRDDPFDIKAANYDFYQLLEEKCCGKLEHINFPVFQPSTPDPAPARDESSPAPPEGEIEKLKEKEPQTQGESTGLSLALSLGQSTGSLGTYPPDAQGGGENTESHGQSGDSKSEKRPSLVDRQASTVEYLPGMLHSNCPKGLLPKFSSWSLVKLGPAKAYNFHTGLDQQGFIPGTNYLMPWDIVIRTRTEDEGDLDTNSWPAPNKAVPGKRSAVVMGRGRRRDDIARAFVGFEYEDARGRRFMCSGPDKVMKVMGGGPKESAIKALNSDMPLYILSSTQGRGLKPHYAQFMRLFVVVPDAPLQITLTPQVQPGPPPCPVFYPEKQEITLPSDGLWVLRFPYAYVTERGPCFPPKESQQLMSYKVLRGILKAITQ from the exons ATGCCGCTGCCgggcgggccggcgggggcCATGGGGGCGGCGGTGGGGCCCGTCAGCCTGCGGGAGCTGCTCCTGGGCGCCACGGCCGGCGCCGaggggggcggcgcggcgggcggcgatGAGGAGGTGTGCGTGGTGGGCATCTTCGGGAAGACGGCGCTGCAGCTGTGCTCGGAGAAGGCGGCCCTGGTGAGCACCGTGTGCGACCGGCAGGTCTTCCCCCTCTTCGGGCAGGAGGATCCCGAGCTGGAGGACGGCGGCTCCGGGCAGGAGTGCGACCCGGTGGCAAAGGACTACAACGAGTTGCAGGCCTACTACAGCCAGGAGAACCGGGTGCTGTACCTGGTGCTCACCTCCATCTGCGACACGCCGCAGCTGCTGCGGGCCTGCGGGGACCTGGCGGCGGCCGAGAGGAGGGAGAGCGGGCCCGGCCACCCCTCcgggggcccggccccgctgcctcACGCCGAGGCCCACGAGTTCTGGAAGCACCAGGAGAAGCTGCACTGCCTGAGCCTCCTCTACCTCTTCTCCGTTTGCCacatcctgctgctggtgcaccCCACCTGCTCCTTCGACATCACCTACGACCGCGTCTTCAGGGCGCTGGACGGGTTGCGGCAGAAGGTCCTGCCCTCCCTGAAGGCCGCCATCAAGGACTGCCCGGTCGGCAAGGAGTGGAAGCTCAACTGCAGGCCGTGCCCTCCgcgcctcctcttcctcttccagcTCAACGGGGCCCTGAAGGTGGATCCCCTCCCGAGCAGGGGCCAGGACCCCTGCGGTCACCTGGAAAAGCCACCCCCCAAGAAGCACTCCCCgaagaggaggctgcagcacgCGCTGGAGGATCAGATCTACCGCATCTTCCGCAAGAGCAGGGTGTTAACCAACCAGAGCATCAACTGCCTGTTCACCGTGCCGGCTAACCAGGCTTTTGTGTACATTGTGGCTGGTGGGGCCCTGGACGGAGACGATCCAGTGGCCATGCTTCTTGACCAGCTCAGGAGCAACTGCACCATGAGAGAGACTGACTCactgctggctccagccctgTCGGGACCCAGGAGGTACCAGATGATGCGgcatggcaggcagcagctgtccttccatgcagagagcagcagctccagctcctccggGCAGCTCGTGGACTGCACCCTcaaggagttcttatggcagCACGTGGAGCTGGTGCTCAGCAAGAAGGGCTTTGACGACAGTGTGGGGAGGAACCCGCAGCCCTCTCACTTTGAGCTCCCAACCTACCAGAAGTGGGTTTCTGCAGCTTTAAAACTGTATGAAGTGACCATTGAAGGCAAAGATGACGACCCGACCTCTCTCACTGGGGAACTGAGCTCAAAAATCATGAGCAGCATCAAAGTCTTGGAAGGCTATTTAGATATAGACACCAAGTTCTCAGAAAACCGTTGCCAGAAGGCTCTACCCATGGCCCACAGCGCCTATCAGTCCAACCTGCCCCACAACTACACCATGACGGTCCATAAGAACCAGCTGGCACAGGCCTTGCGTGTGTACAGCCAGCATGCCCGCGGCCCAGCCTTTCATAAGTATGCCATGCAGCTTAACGAGGACTGCTACAAGTTCTGGAGCAACGGGCATCAGCTCTGTGAAGAGCGAAGTTTAACTGATCAGCACTGTGTGCATAAGTTTCATCTGCTCCCAAAAGCAG GGGAAAAGCCAGAAGCAGACAGAAATCCTCCAGTTCTGTACCACAACAGCCGGGCTCGTTCCACTGGTGCCTGTAACTGTGGAAGGAAGCAAGCTCCACGGGATGACCCCTTTGATATCAAAGCAGCTAATTACGACTTTTATCAG ctgctggaagaaaaatgctgtgggaaactggAGCACATCAACTTTCCCGTATTTCAGCCAAGCACACCTGATCCAGCGCCCGCTCGGGATGAGTCATCGCCTGCCCCTCCGGAAGGCGAGATTGagaaacttaaagaaaaagaacctcAGACTCAGGGAGAAAGCACAGGCCTGAGCTTAGCCCTCAGCCTGGGTCAGTCGACGGGCAGCTTGGGCACTTACCCACCTGATGCccaggggggaggggaaaacacagaaagccaTGGGCAGAGTGGAGACTCCAAAAGCGAGAAAAGGCCGAGCCTGGTAGACCGCCAGGCATCCACTGTCGAGTACCTCCCAGGGATGCTCCATTCGAATTGCCCCAAAGGCCTTTTGCCCAAATTCTCCAGCTGGTCGCTGGTTAAGCTGGGGCCTGCTAAGGCTTATAACTTCCACACAGGCTTAGATCAACAAGGCTTTATCCCGGGAACAAACTATTTAATGCCTTGGGACATTGTCATCAGGACGAGAACTGAAGATGAAGGAGACTTAGATACCAATTCCTGGCCTGCACCTAACAAGGCCGTTCCTGGAAAAAGAAGTGCGGTGGTGATGGGAAGAGGAAGACGGAGAGATGACATAGCTCGAGCTTTTGTAGGATTTGAGTACGAAGATGCACGCGGTAGGAGGTTCATGTGTTCAGGGCCTGATAAGGTGATGAAAGTGATGGGAGGGGGGCCAAAGGAATCCGCCATCAAAGCCCTCAATTCTGACATGCCGCTGTACATCCTGTCCTCGACTCAAGGCCGAGGACTCAAGCCACATTACGCTCAGTTCATGAGACTCTTTGTGGTGGTTCCTGATGCTCCGCTGCAGATCACGTTAACGCCTCAG GTTCAGCCAGGGCCACCACCTTGTCCGGTGTTTTACCCTGAGAAGCAGGAAATAACCCTTCCGTCTGATGGACTATGGGTGCTTAGATTTCCTTACGCCTACGTGACAGAACGTGGACCCTGCTTTCCTCCCAAAGAAAGCCAACAATTAATGAGTTACAAAGTTCTCCGAGGAATACTGAAAGCAATTACACAATAA